A stretch of the Lolium perenne isolate Kyuss_39 chromosome 3, Kyuss_2.0, whole genome shotgun sequence genome encodes the following:
- the LOC127346213 gene encoding glycerol-3-phosphate dehydrogenase [NAD(+)] isoform X2 has protein sequence MKNGHAEKHRVAVIGSGNWGSVASRLIASNTAKLPAFHDEVRMWVFEETLPTGEKLSESINQAHENCKYLPGIKLGTNVIADPDLESAVKDADMLVFVTPHQFVEGICKKLVGKLRPGAEAISLIKGMEVKMEGPCMISKLITDTLGINCCVLMGANIANEIAVEKFSEATIGYREDKHAANRWAKLFSTSYFLVAVVEDIEGVELCGTLKNVVAIAAGLVDGLDMGNNTKAAIMRIGLREMRAFSKLLFPSVRDNTFFESCVGGRNRRVAEAFARNGGKRSFDELEAEMLHGQKLQGVSTAREVYEVLTYHGWQELFPLLSTVHEICIGQLPPTSIVEYSEHTPNLSLIGGSTPCY, from the exons ATGAAGAATGGGCACGCCGAAAAGCACCGGGTGGCCGTCATCGGCAGCGGCAACTGGGGCAGCGTCGCCTCCCGCCTCATCGCCTCCAACACCGCCAAACTGCCCGCCTTCCATG ATGAAGTAAGGATGTGGGTGTTTGAAGAAACATTGCCGACGGGTGAGAAGCTATCTGAGTCCATTAACCAGGCGCAT GAGAACTGCAAATACTTGCCTGGTATAAAGCTTGGAACTAATGTCATTGCCGACCCTGACTTGGAGAGTGCAG TCAAAGACGCAGATATGCTGGTTTTTGTGACCCCCCATCAGTTTGTGGAGGGTATATGTAAGAAGCTTGTGGGCAAATTAAGACCCGGAGCAGAGGCTATATCTCTCATCAAGGGCATGGAGGTAAAGATGGAAGGACCATGCATGATATCAAAATTAATTACTGATACACTTGGAATCAATTGTTGCGTCCTCATGGGTGCTAACATTGCAAATGAG ATTGCTGTTGAGAAGTTCAGTGAAGCAACAATTGGATATCGGGAAGATAAACATGCAGCGAATCGTTGGGCTAAACTTTTCTCCACTTCTTACTTCTTGGTTGCTGTT GTAGAAGATATCGAGGGAGTAGAACTATGTGGGACACTGAAAAATGTTGTGGCCATTGCAGCAG GCCTTGTCGATGGCTTGGATATGGGAAACAACACCAAG GCTGCAATAATGAGGATTGGTTTGCGGGAAATGCGTGCTTTCTCTAAGCTTCTGTTCCCTTCAGTCAGAGACAACACTTTCTTTGAGAGCTGTG TTGGTGGCAGAAACAGGAGAGTGGCAGAAGCCTTTGCAAGAAACGGCGGCAAAAG GTCTTTTGATGAGCTAGAGGCAGAGATGTTGCATGGACAGAAACTCCAG GGGGTATCTACTGCAAGAGAGGTCTATGAAGTATTGACTTATCATGGGTGGCAGGAGCTGTTTCCGCTTTTATCAACTGTGCATGAGATCTGTATCGGACAACTGCCTCCTACATCGATAGTTGAATACAGTGAGCACACACCCAACCTCTCCCTCATCGGTGGTTCTACTCCATGTTACTGA
- the LOC127346213 gene encoding glycerol-3-phosphate dehydrogenase [NAD(+)] isoform X1, protein MKNGHAEKHRVAVIGSGNWGSVASRLIASNTAKLPAFHDEVRMWVFEETLPTGEKLSESINQAHENCKYLPGIKLGTNVIADPDLESAVKDADMLVFVTPHQFVEGICKKLVGKLRPGAEAISLIKGMEVKMEGPCMISKLITDTLGINCCVLMGANIANEIAVEKFSEATIGYREDKHAANRWAKLFSTSYFLVAVVEDIEGVELCGTLKNVVAIAAGLVDGLDMGNNTKAAIMRIGLREMRAFSKLLFPSVRDNTFFESCGVADLITTCLGGRNRRVAEAFARNGGKRSFDELEAEMLHGQKLQGVSTAREVYEVLTYHGWQELFPLLSTVHEICIGQLPPTSIVEYSEHTPNLSLIGGSTPCY, encoded by the exons ATGAAGAATGGGCACGCCGAAAAGCACCGGGTGGCCGTCATCGGCAGCGGCAACTGGGGCAGCGTCGCCTCCCGCCTCATCGCCTCCAACACCGCCAAACTGCCCGCCTTCCATG ATGAAGTAAGGATGTGGGTGTTTGAAGAAACATTGCCGACGGGTGAGAAGCTATCTGAGTCCATTAACCAGGCGCAT GAGAACTGCAAATACTTGCCTGGTATAAAGCTTGGAACTAATGTCATTGCCGACCCTGACTTGGAGAGTGCAG TCAAAGACGCAGATATGCTGGTTTTTGTGACCCCCCATCAGTTTGTGGAGGGTATATGTAAGAAGCTTGTGGGCAAATTAAGACCCGGAGCAGAGGCTATATCTCTCATCAAGGGCATGGAGGTAAAGATGGAAGGACCATGCATGATATCAAAATTAATTACTGATACACTTGGAATCAATTGTTGCGTCCTCATGGGTGCTAACATTGCAAATGAG ATTGCTGTTGAGAAGTTCAGTGAAGCAACAATTGGATATCGGGAAGATAAACATGCAGCGAATCGTTGGGCTAAACTTTTCTCCACTTCTTACTTCTTGGTTGCTGTT GTAGAAGATATCGAGGGAGTAGAACTATGTGGGACACTGAAAAATGTTGTGGCCATTGCAGCAG GCCTTGTCGATGGCTTGGATATGGGAAACAACACCAAG GCTGCAATAATGAGGATTGGTTTGCGGGAAATGCGTGCTTTCTCTAAGCTTCTGTTCCCTTCAGTCAGAGACAACACTTTCTTTGAGAGCTGTGGTGTGGCTGACCTTATAACTACATGTC TTGGTGGCAGAAACAGGAGAGTGGCAGAAGCCTTTGCAAGAAACGGCGGCAAAAG GTCTTTTGATGAGCTAGAGGCAGAGATGTTGCATGGACAGAAACTCCAG GGGGTATCTACTGCAAGAGAGGTCTATGAAGTATTGACTTATCATGGGTGGCAGGAGCTGTTTCCGCTTTTATCAACTGTGCATGAGATCTGTATCGGACAACTGCCTCCTACATCGATAGTTGAATACAGTGAGCACACACCCAACCTCTCCCTCATCGGTGGTTCTACTCCATGTTACTGA
- the LOC127340564 gene encoding pentatricopeptide repeat-containing protein At4g13650-like: MYSRCGSLEGFRKVQMAVSWQDQVSLNSVISGLSSLGLGNEAFEQFLEMRRHGADTDLFTFASMLKAIGSSSSLPEGRQVHALILNTGHDSDVNVQNGLISMYARRGEIGESQNVFASVQAPGLISWSSLLSGYAQHGCGKEAVEVFEQMRRLNVHLDHTTFLLVLTACSHTGLVDQGLEYFNLMRTDGFLAGAWQEQYACVVDLLARAGRLREAEFLVTDMPIETSVSVYRSLLSACQIHGNLEIAVRVSARLIELCPDDASGHWGSAAEVRESMAGKAIVKNPAWSCVEDQM; the protein is encoded by the exons ATGTACTCCAGGTGTGGCAGCTTAGAGGGTTTCAGGAAGGTGCAGATGGCTGTTTCATGGCAGGATCAGGTGTCGCTCAATTCTGTAATCTCGGGGCTCTCCTCTTTGGGACTTGGCAACGAGGCATTTGAGCAGTTCTTGGAGATGAGAAGGCATGGTGCCGACACAGACTTGTTCACCTTTGCCAGCATGCTAAAGGCTATAGGGAGCTCATCCTCACTGCCGGAGGGAAGACAAGTCCATGCTCTGATTCTCAATACTGGACACGATTCCGATGTCAATGTCCAGAACGGCTTGATTTCCATGTATGCTAGACGTGGCGAGATAGGGGAATCCCAGAATGTTTTCGCTTCGGTGCAGGCCCCTGGCCTGATCTCCTGGAGCTCGCTCCTGTCAGGGTATGCCCAACATGGGTGTGGCAAAGAGGCGGTCGAGGTTTTTGAGCAGATGAGGAGACTGAATGTCCACCTGGACCACACAACCTTCTTACTTGTGCTCACAGCTTGCAGCCACACCGGTCTTGTCGATCAAGGCTTAGAGTACTTCAACCTGATGAGAACAGACGGGTTCCTTGCGGGAGCATGGCAAGAGCAGTACGCGTGCGTCGTCGACCTCCTCGCTCGAGCAGGCCGTCTCCGAGAAGCCGAGTTTCTGGTCACCGACATGCCTATAGAGACCAGTGTCTCGGTATACCGTTCTCTGCTTAGTGCCTGCCAGATCCATGGCAACCTCGAGATCGCTGTCCGGGTGTCGGCGCGCCTGATCGAGCTCTGCCCTGACGATGCATCTGGTCAT TGGGGTAGTGCTGCTGAGGTCAGGGAGTCCATGGCTGGGAAAGCGATAGTGAAGAACCCTGCTTGGAGCTGCGTCGAGGACCAGATGTAG
- the LOC127346215 gene encoding pentatricopeptide repeat-containing protein At5g04780, mitochondrial-like, whose product MLNLYCRSSRLREAQQLFDEMPEKRGVTWSTLIYGHTATRDPTLLASPWRRSPAWCVQGVSSVLVACARMEDAGAGAVLHSVAVKYGICGGNVIVGTALVDMYAKCHDMPATQQVFQEMEEKNVSTYTAIIGGFASVTRPRDAMVLVKEMEQSEVAPNMMTYSSLLSSFANPGDLDHWRQAHCAVLKRVSSTIHMFRPLS is encoded by the coding sequence ATGCTCAACCTGTACTGCCGCTCCAGCCGCCTACGCGAGGCTCAGCAGCTGTTCGACGAAATGCCTGAAAAGAGGGGCGTCACCTGGAGCACGCTCATATACGGGCATACGGCCACACGCGATCCCACACTCCTGGCCTCGCCGTGGAGACGTTCGCCGGCATGGTGCGTGCAGGGCGTGTCCAGCGTTCTGGTGGCCTGTGCGAGGATGGAGGATGCGGGCGCCGGAGCGGTGCTGCACAGTGTTGCCGTCAAGTACGGCATCTGTGGTGGTAACGTCATCGTGGGGACTGCGTTGGTGGACATGTATGCCAAATGCCATGATATGCCTGCCACACAGCAGGTTTTTCAGGAGATGGAAGAGAAGAATGTGTCCACTTACACGGCTATTATCGGCGGGTTCGCCTCAGTCACAAGACCTCGTGACGCCATGGTGCTGGTCAAGGAGATGGAACAGTCAGAGGTAGCACCAAACATGATGACATACAGTAGCCTTCTCAGCTCGTTCGCGAATCCCGGGGACCTAGATCACTGGAGGCAAGCACATTGTGCTGTTCTAAAGAGGGTCTCAAGCACAATCCATATGTTCCGTCCACTCTCATGA